A single Gopherus flavomarginatus isolate rGopFla2 chromosome 24, rGopFla2.mat.asm, whole genome shotgun sequence DNA region contains:
- the MAP2K2 gene encoding dual specificity mitogen-activated protein kinase kinase 2, with protein sequence MPAKRKPVLPTLTITPTIAEGPSPDGSSEANLVDLQKKLEELELDEQQKKRLEAFLTQKAKVGELKDDDFERISELGAGNGGVVTKVQHKPSGLIMARKLIHLEIKPAIRNQIIRELQVLHECNSPYIVGFYGAFYSDGEISICMEHMDGGSLDQVLKEAKRIPEEILGKVSIAVLRGLAYLREKHQIMHRDVKPSNILVNSRGEIKLCDFGVSGQLIDSMANSFVGTRSYMSPERLQGTHYSVQSDIWSMGLSLVELSIGRYPIPPPDSKELEAIFGRPMVDGAEGEPHSISPRPRPPGRPVSGHGMDSRPAMAIFELLDYIVNEPPPKLPNGIFTQDFQEFVNKCLIKNPAERADLKMLMNHAFIKRSEVEEVDFAGWLCKTLRFNQPSTPTRTAM encoded by the exons ATGCCGGCCAAGAGGAAGCCGGTGCTGCCGACCCTGACAATCACCCCGACCATCGCCGAGGGCCCGAGCCCGGACGGCTCCTCCGA GGCAAACCTGGTAGATCTGCAGAAGAAGCTGGAAGAATTGGAATTGGATGAGCAGCAAAAGAAGAGGCTAGAGGCTTTTCTCACCCAGAAAGCCAAGGTTGGGGAGCTGAAGGATGACGACTTTGAGAGGATCTCCGAGCTGGGAGCTGGCAATGGTGGGGTGGTCACCAAAGTACAGCACAAACCCTCAGGACTCATTATGGCACGAAAG CTGATTCATTTAGAAATTAAACCCGCCATTCGTAATCAAATTATCCGAGAGCTGCAGGTCCTGCACGAGTGTAACTCACCGTACATTGTGGGTTTCTATGGAGCATTCTACAGCGATGGAGAGATCAGCATCTGCATGGAGCACATG GATGGAGGCTCTCTGGATCAAGTGTTGAAAGAAGCCAAAAGGATTCCTGAGGAGATCTTGGGGAAAGTCAGCATAGCT GTTCTGCGAGGTTTGGCCTATCTAAGAGAGAAGCATCAGATCATGCACAGAG ACGTGAAACCTTCTAACATCCTGGTCAATTCCCGGGGAGAGATAAAGCTATGTGACTTTGGGGTTAGCGGTCAGCTCATTGACTCCATGGCAAACTCCTTTGTGGGGACTCGATCCTACATGTCT CCTGAGCGGTTGCAGGGCACTCATTACTCAGTTCAGTCCGACATCTGGAGCATGGGTCTCTCCCTGGTGGAGCTGTCTATCGGAAGGTACCCAATCCCCCCACCAGACTCCAAGGAACTGGAAGCGATATTTGGCCGTCCCATGGTCGATGGGGCAGAGGGAGAACCTCACAGCATCTCACCGCGGCCCAGACCCCCAGGGCGCCCTGTCAGTG GCCACGGAATGGACAGTCGGCCTGCGATGGCCATCTTCGAACTGCTGGACTATATTGTTAATGAG CCTCCTCCTAAGCTGCCGAATGGAATTTTCACGCAAGACTTCCAGGAGTTTGTAAATAAATG CTTAATTAAAAATCCAGCAGAACGGGCAGATCTGAAGATGCTGATG AATCACGCCTTTATCAAACGCTCTGAAgtggaagaggtggattttgCTGGCTGGCTATGTAAAACGCTGCGGTTCaaccagcccagcacccccacccgcACCGCCATGTGA